Genomic window (Desulfovibrio sp. TomC):
AAACATCTGCGATCCATGGCGTCACCTCATCGGGCCAAGGGTTGAAGCCAGGCCGGCCGGGAAAAAAGCCGTGGGAACAAACGCGGACCGACAACGAAGCCGGCCAAACCCAGGGAAAAGACCCACAGCGTCAGCAGCCATTCGCCAAGAGTCGGTGTGTAGGTCAACGTCAGGCGCGGGTCCTGCCAGGCCTTATCCAGCCCCGGCAGCATGGGCACGGACTGGGGAGCCACCACGAAGGCGTAGCGGTAGGCCAGGAAGCCGGCCACGATGCACAGGCCAGCCCAGGCCACGGCGGCGGGTGAATTGCGACCGACAAGCAGCAGGGCCAAGGGCAGGAAAAGTCCCAGACCAATATGGAGAAGCCAGAAGCTCCAGGCCGCTTGCCCGGTCAGCATGGCGGTCAGAGCCGCAGCGATGTCCGGGCGTCCGCCCCGGTAGCCGGCCGAAAAATACAACCACTCAAAGATGAGAAAACAGGCCAGGAGCACGGCCAGGGTCCGGCCCAGGCGCAGCGTGACTTCGGATTCGTCCTGGCTAAACCAGGCTAGGGCGGTGACCAGCCCGCCGCCGGACAAGAGGGCCGCCAGCACGAACCAGATGGTGGTGAATGCGCCGCTCCAGGCCGGATGGCTGGTGATGATG
Coding sequences:
- the nrfD gene encoding NrfD/PsrC family molybdoenzyme membrane anchor subunit gives rise to the protein MAYTKRSNPLLIVAGLGLLAGLYGVFEALVYRTEPTGLGSYVPWGLGVALYLLFLGLSAGGLLVNCLVYILGKKELDRIAGVVTYATLLTEVCAGIAIALDLGHWERMYRFIVSPSLTSPMFWMLIFFNAVLLVYAIKALAIVTNNQPLARLCSLVSIPVSLCFYATNGYFFSIITSHPAWSGAFTTIWFVLAALLSGGGLVTALAWFSQDESEVTLRLGRTLAVLLACFLIFEWLYFSAGYRGGRPDIAAALTAMLTGQAAWSFWLLHIGLGLFLPLALLLVGRNSPAAVAWAGLCIVAGFLAYRYAFVVAPQSVPMLPGLDKAWQDPRLTLTYTPTLGEWLLTLWVFSLGLAGFVVGPRLFPRLFSRPAWLQPLAR